The following are encoded together in the Streptomyces sp. NBC_00358 genome:
- a CDS encoding glycosyl hydrolase family 28-related protein: MSRYTTHAAAERVRSRARRPARTAAAVTAAATGLVLALGTPAPAAPGAGGGVGTPAVTRAALDPALVAGRGAKVDFAEQEAENASTDGTVIGPDRTAYTLPSEASGRAAVRLKPGQHVEFTLPRAANALTVRYSIPDAPGGGGITAPLDVSVGGGHRGTMTLTSRYSWLYNQYPFSNDPQGDLLHPDWWITECGCVPAATTPAPVVDKPFRPSHFYDEQRLLLGKRYEAGDTVRLTAPRGSAAAWTVIDLLDTQLVAPPHIEPRAANVLAFGADPTGRRDAGDAFDRAIAYARQRHLKVYLPPGTYQVNRHIVVDDVTIVGAGNWYTIVKGHQVTLDTPAPDGSVHTGVGFYGKDAADGGSHHVHLSGFAVEGDVRERIDTDQVNAVGGALSDSTIDGLYLHHTKVGMWFDGPMTRLRITRDVIADQIADGLNFHTGVTGSTVSDTFVRNTGDDGLAMWSEKTGDARNAFTHNTVQSPVLANGIALYGGTDNRVTGNLVADPVREGSAIQVGSRFGAQPFTGHLWITDNTTVRSGPFELNWKIGLGAIWFYALERDIDADVQVAGDHFLDNSYNAIMLVSDFPVKDKYAIRGVHFKDIRVDGTGTSVLSARSAGSASFENVDARNVGAVGINNCGAFNFPSTGAEFAVRDLGGNDGGGTTGPWMASWELPNTITCDDRPPVIPPPAPAPW; encoded by the coding sequence ATGTCGCGGTACACCACACACGCGGCCGCGGAGCGGGTCCGCAGCCGTGCGCGAAGACCGGCCAGGACGGCCGCGGCGGTGACCGCGGCGGCCACCGGACTCGTGCTCGCGCTCGGCACACCCGCCCCGGCCGCTCCTGGGGCCGGCGGTGGCGTCGGCACCCCCGCGGTGACCCGGGCCGCGCTCGACCCCGCCCTCGTCGCAGGGCGCGGCGCCAAGGTGGACTTCGCCGAACAGGAGGCGGAGAACGCGTCCACCGACGGCACCGTCATCGGCCCCGACCGCACCGCCTACACCCTGCCCTCCGAGGCGTCCGGCCGAGCGGCGGTGCGCTTGAAGCCGGGCCAGCACGTCGAGTTCACTCTGCCCCGCGCCGCCAACGCTCTCACCGTGCGCTACAGCATCCCCGACGCCCCCGGAGGCGGCGGCATCACCGCGCCGCTCGACGTCTCGGTCGGCGGCGGACATCGCGGCACGATGACGCTCACCTCGCGGTACTCCTGGCTCTACAACCAGTACCCGTTCAGCAACGACCCGCAGGGCGACCTGCTGCACCCGGACTGGTGGATCACCGAGTGCGGATGCGTTCCCGCCGCGACCACCCCGGCGCCCGTCGTCGACAAGCCGTTCAGGCCCAGTCACTTCTACGACGAGCAGCGGCTGCTGCTCGGGAAGCGGTACGAGGCGGGTGACACCGTCCGCCTCACGGCGCCCCGGGGCAGCGCCGCGGCCTGGACCGTGATCGACCTGCTCGACACCCAGCTCGTCGCGCCCCCGCACATCGAACCGCGTGCCGCGAACGTGCTCGCGTTCGGCGCCGACCCCACCGGGCGACGTGACGCGGGCGACGCGTTCGACCGGGCCATCGCGTACGCAAGGCAGCGGCACCTCAAGGTGTACCTGCCGCCGGGCACGTATCAGGTGAACCGGCACATCGTCGTGGACGACGTGACCATCGTCGGGGCGGGCAACTGGTACACGATCGTCAAGGGCCACCAGGTCACCCTCGACACCCCCGCCCCCGACGGCTCGGTGCACACCGGCGTCGGCTTCTACGGCAAGGACGCGGCGGACGGCGGCAGTCACCACGTCCACCTGTCCGGCTTCGCCGTCGAGGGCGACGTGCGCGAACGCATCGACACCGACCAGGTCAACGCCGTGGGCGGGGCGCTGAGCGACTCGACCATCGACGGCCTCTACCTGCACCACACCAAGGTCGGCATGTGGTTCGACGGCCCGATGACGCGGCTGCGCATCACGCGCGACGTGATCGCCGACCAGATCGCCGACGGCCTCAACTTCCATACAGGCGTCACCGGTTCCACCGTCTCGGACACCTTCGTCCGAAACACCGGCGACGACGGCCTGGCCATGTGGTCGGAGAAGACCGGCGACGCGCGCAACGCCTTCACCCACAACACCGTGCAGAGTCCGGTCCTCGCCAACGGCATCGCTCTGTACGGCGGTACCGACAACCGGGTCACCGGCAACCTCGTCGCCGACCCGGTCAGGGAGGGCAGCGCCATCCAGGTCGGATCCCGGTTCGGCGCGCAGCCGTTCACCGGACACCTGTGGATCACGGACAACACCACGGTCCGCTCAGGTCCGTTCGAGCTCAACTGGAAGATCGGTCTCGGCGCCATCTGGTTCTACGCCCTGGAACGGGACATCGACGCCGATGTCCAGGTCGCCGGCGACCACTTCCTCGACAACTCCTACAACGCGATCATGCTGGTCTCCGACTTCCCGGTGAAGGACAAGTACGCCATCCGGGGCGTCCACTTCAAGGACATCCGCGTGGACGGCACCGGCACGTCCGTGCTCAGCGCCCGCTCCGCCGGCTCGGCGTCCTTCGAGAACGTGGACGCCCGCAACGTCGGCGCGGTCGGCATCAACAACTGCGGAGCGTTCAACTTCCCTTCCACTGGTGCCGAGTTCGCGGTGCGGGACCTCGGTGGCAACGA
- a CDS encoding GNAT family N-acetyltransferase: MSSSTPSFPERIELAGEGLVLRDWTEADLTAMPALFDHPDVAYWTPIVSPFDEVAARARLDRDRQLRAQGTAVLLAITVDGGAPLGEVMLRRAPEGTELGYAVGPAHRGQGLAVRAVRVMAAYAFEELGAEQVILELEAENTASVGVATKAGFSRLDVPLITGEEKGRPFALQTWGLNRP, encoded by the coding sequence ATGAGCAGCAGCACGCCGTCCTTTCCCGAGCGGATCGAGCTCGCAGGGGAGGGCCTCGTCCTGCGTGACTGGACGGAGGCGGACCTGACGGCGATGCCGGCGCTGTTCGATCACCCCGACGTCGCGTACTGGACGCCGATCGTCTCCCCGTTCGACGAAGTGGCCGCCCGGGCCCGCCTGGACCGGGACCGGCAGCTGCGGGCGCAGGGCACGGCCGTTCTGCTCGCGATCACCGTCGACGGCGGCGCACCGCTCGGCGAGGTGATGCTGCGGCGTGCCCCCGAGGGCACGGAGCTCGGCTACGCGGTCGGCCCGGCGCACCGCGGCCAGGGGCTGGCGGTGCGAGCGGTACGGGTGATGGCCGCGTACGCCTTCGAGGAGCTCGGCGCGGAGCAGGTGATCCTGGAACTGGAGGCCGAGAACACCGCCAGCGTCGGCGTGGCCACCAAGGCGGGATTCAGCCGGCTCGACGTGCCGCTGATCACCGGTGAGGAGAAGGGGCGGCCCTTCGCCTTGCAGACGTGGGGTCTGAACCGCCCCTGA
- a CDS encoding O-methyltransferase gives MDDIPSRFPVSLPTLRAAARKADFTRSSEERTGSLLAVLATACPAGRILELGTGVGEGTAWLLSGMDSASRLVTIERDEVVQKVAREQFVSDPRVTFVAGDAGAWLQDYDGEPFDLVFADTWPGKFAHLERALALVAVGGTYVIDDLDPRPDWPEDHAGAVERLLAELEGREDFRSVRMAWASGLLLAVRSARP, from the coding sequence ATGGACGACATCCCGAGCCGATTCCCGGTTTCACTGCCGACCCTGCGTGCCGCGGCGCGCAAGGCGGATTTCACCAGGTCCAGCGAGGAGCGAACCGGCAGCCTGCTGGCCGTCCTGGCGACCGCCTGTCCCGCCGGCCGCATCCTCGAACTCGGTACGGGAGTGGGCGAGGGCACCGCGTGGCTGCTCAGTGGGATGGACAGCGCTTCTCGTCTGGTCACCATCGAACGGGACGAGGTCGTGCAGAAGGTCGCCCGTGAGCAGTTCGTGTCCGATCCGCGGGTGACCTTCGTGGCCGGAGACGCCGGCGCGTGGCTGCAGGACTATGACGGGGAGCCGTTCGACCTGGTGTTCGCGGACACCTGGCCCGGCAAGTTCGCCCACCTGGAACGGGCCTTGGCGCTCGTTGCCGTGGGCGGGACATATGTGATCGACGACCTCGACCCGCGGCCCGACTGGCCTGAGGACCACGCGGGCGCGGTCGAGCGCCTCCTGGCCGAGCTGGAAGGACGAGAGGATTTTCGCTCCGTCCGTATGGCCTGGGCGAGCGGGCTCCTGCTGGCCGTGCGGTCGGCCCGCCCTTGA
- a CDS encoding NAD(P)H-dependent glycerol-3-phosphate dehydrogenase, whose protein sequence is MSQQGSVRAAVFSAGSWGTAVAKILADAGSSVVVHARRGEIAEAINTVHRNPGYFPDVELPASLTATTDPAAALDGADHLVLSIPAQSLRSSLAAWAPHIGPDTMIVSLMKGIELGSGERASQVIAEVTGVSADRVAVLSGPNLAREIMDGRPAAATVACSDENAARRFQQACHTPYFRPYTSTDVTGCELGGAVKNVIALAVGIASGRGLGDNASAMLITRGLAETTRLAVALGADPATLAGLAGLGDLTATCTSPLSRNRTFGTHLGRGLSVEQATAATRRTTEGVKSAESILALAHTHGVEMPITEVVSALLLEKVTLDQAAAALMQRPPGTEH, encoded by the coding sequence GTGAGCCAGCAGGGTTCCGTCCGTGCGGCCGTGTTCTCGGCCGGGTCCTGGGGGACCGCCGTCGCCAAGATCCTGGCCGATGCCGGCAGCAGCGTCGTCGTCCACGCCCGCCGCGGCGAGATCGCCGAAGCGATCAACACCGTTCACCGCAACCCCGGTTACTTTCCGGACGTGGAGCTGCCGGCCTCCCTGACCGCCACGACCGACCCGGCCGCCGCGCTGGACGGCGCGGACCATCTCGTGTTGTCCATCCCCGCGCAGTCCCTGCGGAGCAGCCTCGCAGCGTGGGCACCGCACATCGGGCCCGACACCATGATCGTGTCCCTGATGAAGGGCATCGAGCTGGGCAGCGGAGAACGGGCGAGCCAGGTCATCGCCGAGGTGACCGGCGTGAGCGCGGACCGGGTCGCGGTGCTGTCGGGCCCCAACCTGGCCCGCGAGATCATGGACGGCCGACCCGCGGCCGCGACCGTCGCCTGCTCCGACGAGAACGCCGCCCGCCGCTTCCAACAGGCCTGTCACACCCCCTACTTCCGTCCCTACACCAGTACCGACGTGACCGGTTGCGAGCTCGGCGGCGCGGTGAAGAACGTCATCGCCCTGGCCGTCGGCATCGCCTCCGGCCGGGGCCTGGGCGACAACGCCTCGGCCATGCTCATCACGCGTGGCCTGGCCGAGACCACTCGGTTGGCTGTCGCCCTGGGCGCCGACCCGGCCACCCTCGCCGGGTTGGCCGGGCTCGGCGACCTGACGGCGACGTGCACGTCCCCGCTGTCCCGCAACCGAACGTTCGGCACCCACCTCGGTCGCGGCCTGAGCGTCGAGCAGGCCACCGCCGCCACCCGTCGGACGACCGAGGGCGTCAAGTCCGCCGAATCGATCCTCGCCCTGGCCCACACCCACGGCGTGGAAATGCCGATCACGGAAGTCGTCTCCGCACTGCTGCTGGAGAAGGTCACCCTCGACCAGGCCGCGGCCGCGCTGATGCAACGACCGCCCGGAACCGAGCACTGA